Proteins from a genomic interval of Chloracidobacterium sp.:
- a CDS encoding DNA primase, with product MNESVINADLLSLIETLEAERLSMRKTSTNEAESTAAMTEAEKREAIAFLKDEKLCERIVEDFRRCGLVGERSTVLTAYLGSISRKLTEPLALLIVARSGAGKSALQDALCAFVPPEELVRVTRLTGQALFYKDPYSLQRKMLVIAEDEGAMQAVYSLRTLASDQRLSIAATRTDPATGKLSTEHYEVFGPVVIVITTTSAEAFDEETRSRFVQLSMNESIEQTRIILSQQRHQHSLSGVLEKAESEEIKRLHHHAQRMLKPLAVVNPFVEHLTYPSERLIHRREQRKYLSLINSIALLHQYQREIKTAKRGEIEIEYVEVELSDIALANELAEEILGKAMDELAPPVRGMFEAIREACKRRAEELKIKACDVQLTRREIRETTAWSDWQVRMYCQKLVEMEYLWAIQAVNGKPSVYQLASDAESEVQSLRGLTGVDELKTRLKDAAKEKAASR from the coding sequence GTGAACGAATCTGTTATCAATGCCGATCTACTTTCGCTGATCGAAACGCTCGAAGCCGAAAGGCTGTCGATGCGAAAGACCTCGACCAATGAAGCGGAATCGACGGCGGCGATGACCGAGGCCGAGAAGCGGGAGGCGATAGCTTTCCTGAAAGACGAAAAGCTGTGTGAGCGAATAGTGGAGGACTTCCGGCGGTGCGGTCTGGTGGGCGAACGCTCGACGGTGTTGACGGCTTACCTGGGGTCGATCAGCCGGAAACTGACGGAACCGCTTGCCCTGCTTATCGTCGCCCGTTCGGGTGCTGGCAAATCGGCATTGCAGGACGCTCTCTGTGCGTTTGTGCCGCCGGAGGAGCTTGTCAGGGTTACGAGGCTGACCGGCCAGGCTCTTTTCTACAAAGACCCTTATTCATTGCAAAGAAAGATGCTGGTGATCGCCGAGGACGAAGGAGCGATGCAGGCCGTCTACTCACTTAGGACGCTTGCCTCGGATCAGAGGCTTTCGATCGCGGCGACCCGGACGGACCCGGCGACCGGGAAACTTTCGACGGAACATTACGAAGTCTTTGGACCCGTTGTGATCGTGATAACGACGACCTCAGCCGAAGCGTTCGACGAGGAGACCCGCAGCCGCTTTGTGCAGCTTTCGATGAACGAATCGATCGAGCAGACGCGGATCATTCTTTCACAGCAGCGGCATCAGCACAGTCTTTCGGGAGTGCTGGAAAAGGCGGAATCGGAAGAGATCAAACGGCTGCATCACCACGCCCAAAGAATGCTCAAACCGCTGGCCGTCGTCAACCCTTTTGTCGAACATCTGACCTACCCCAGCGAAAGACTCATCCACCGCCGAGAGCAAAGAAAGTATCTCTCGCTTATCAACTCGATAGCACTTCTTCACCAATATCAAAGAGAGATCAAAACCGCGAAACGCGGCGAGATCGAGATCGAATATGTCGAGGTCGAGCTGTCCGATATTGCACTCGCGAACGAGCTGGCCGAGGAGATCCTCGGCAAGGCAATGGACGAGCTGGCGCCGCCCGTGCGTGGAATGTTCGAGGCGATAAGAGAAGCGTGTAAGAGACGAGCGGAAGAACTAAAGATCAAGGCTTGCGATGTCCAACTTACACGCCGGGAGATACGCGAGACGACCGCATGGAGCGACTGGCAGGTGAGGATGTATTGCCAGAAGCTGGTCGAGATGGAATATCTCTGGGCGATCCAGGCGGTGAACGGAAAGCCGAGCGTGTACCAGTTGGCGAGCGATGCGGAGAGCGAGGTGCAAAGCCTGCGCGGACTGACCGGAGTTGACGAGTTGAAAACGCGACTAAAGGACGCGGCTAAAGAGAAAGCGGCGAGTCGATAG
- a CDS encoding RHS repeat-associated core domain-containing protein: MGYSEKVKRSRIRKQFTGYERDNETDLDFAQARMYAKSLGRFTTPDPLMASAMRGIPQTWNRYAYVTNCPLTCIDPTGMFMEWVKDKDGAPLWVPHDEYVAKESERSKLALWTDSNELKYKSTEGVVELDPAGPSENLPQGWTLDGVPVGDPAEPGLQPAPAGENNAESTATDTPPLAMSSSGDPRRNWFSMYSDAHSRRSRGQALFPDIRGLDAERHRWATRQTALLWGTGTARTFGVLNEVQGFIFHDLGPLINDAARSYPSGIFISTRQNWAFQWSDLQHNERGIREANIIMNQPKSNIPK, translated from the coding sequence ATCGGATATTCCGAAAAAGTAAAGCGATCTCGCATCCGCAAGCAATTCACCGGCTATGAACGGGATAATGAGACAGATCTCGACTTTGCTCAGGCAAGAATGTATGCGAAAAGTTTGGGGCGTTTTACAACACCTGATCCGTTAATGGCATCCGCCATGCGCGGAATCCCCCAAACATGGAATCGATATGCTTATGTAACTAATTGCCCGCTTACCTGTATCGATCCTACAGGGATGTTTATGGAATGGGTAAAAGATAAGGATGGAGCCCCTCTCTGGGTTCCACATGACGAGTATGTTGCGAAGGAATCCGAACGCAGCAAGTTGGCGTTGTGGACTGATTCGAACGAACTTAAGTATAAATCGACTGAAGGTGTAGTTGAACTCGACCCGGCAGGACCGAGTGAAAACTTACCGCAAGGCTGGACGCTTGACGGGGTGCCCGTTGGTGATCCAGCCGAGCCAGGACTTCAGCCTGCGCCAGCGGGAGAAAATAATGCAGAGAGTACTGCAACTGATACTCCACCTTTGGCAATGAGTTCAAGCGGAGACCCTAGACGAAACTGGTTTTCTATGTACTCTGACGCCCATTCTCGGCGTTCAAGAGGACAAGCGTTATTTCCAGATATCCGGGGGTTAGATGCGGAACGTCATCGTTGGGCGACTCGCCAAACCGCGTTGCTCTGGGGAACAGGCACAGCAAGAACTTTTGGCGTGCTAAACGAGGTGCAAGGATTCATTTTTCATGACCTCGGACCTCTAATCAATGATGCTGCAAGATCCTATCCCTCAGGAATATTTATTTCTACGCGGCAGAATTGGGCTTTTCAATGGTCAGATCTGCAACATAATGAACGCGGAATTAGGGAGGCTAACATAATTATGAACCAACCTAAAAGCAATATTCCGAAGTAA
- a CDS encoding tyrosine-type recombinase/integrase, with product MKRFFLWLWQEGVIVHNPSASIQMPKQPKMLPRNILTPAEAKRLIESIPIEKARDIRDRSILEVMYATGIRRAELVSLTIYDVEMQTGTLRIEHGKGNETRLVPLTQSSQTALKLYLEQARTAFASQPGQIRLFVSSRSGGPLDVDDIRRIVRKWTKNANIKKNVTPHTMRHSCATHLLKGRADIRQIQKLLGHRRLSSTEIYTHVELGDLAEVISRCHPREKSGR from the coding sequence ATGAAGCGGTTCTTTCTCTGGCTGTGGCAGGAGGGCGTCATCGTTCACAACCCGTCCGCGTCGATCCAGATGCCGAAGCAGCCGAAGATGCTCCCGCGAAATATCCTCACCCCCGCCGAAGCGAAGCGGCTGATCGAGAGCATCCCGATAGAGAAAGCGAGAGACATTCGCGACCGCTCCATTCTGGAGGTGATGTACGCAACCGGCATCAGGAGAGCGGAGCTTGTGAGCCTTACGATCTACGATGTGGAGATGCAGACGGGTACGCTTCGGATCGAGCACGGCAAAGGAAATGAGACGCGGCTGGTGCCGCTCACTCAATCGTCGCAGACAGCCTTGAAGCTCTATCTCGAACAGGCGCGTACCGCTTTTGCATCCCAGCCGGGACAGATCCGCTTGTTCGTCTCGTCGCGTTCGGGCGGGCCGCTGGACGTGGACGACATACGCCGGATCGTCCGCAAATGGACGAAGAACGCCAACATAAAAAAGAACGTCACGCCGCACACGATGAGGCATTCATGTGCCACCCATCTGCTCAAGGGCAGGGCTGACATACGGCAGATACAGAAGCTTCTCGGACACCGCCGCCTGTCGTCAACCGAGATCTACACGCATGTCGAACTGGGCGATCTGGCTGAGGTCATCAGCCGCTGTCATCCCAGAGAAAAAAGCGGTCGATAA
- a CDS encoding site-specific integrase has translation MWTENQKQKLELLRGRFIEYLTAVNYSPATLVNYSRDARVFLDWLVENTALNSIADVTAASFAVSDLALPA, from the coding sequence ATGTGGACGGAGAATCAAAAGCAAAAACTGGAGCTTCTAAGAGGCCGCTTTATCGAATATCTGACGGCCGTAAACTACTCGCCGGCGACGCTTGTAAACTACTCTCGCGATGCACGGGTCTTCCTCGATTGGCTGGTGGAAAACACCGCCTTGAACTCAATCGCCGACGTGACGGCCGCATCTTTCGCAGTATCAGATCTCGCTTTACCGGCTTGA
- a CDS encoding toprim domain-containing protein, translated as MRSSHLQESRIRRVVLMLDADDAGREAALKFAEKLSAIGIESRTVDLPAKDASEFVVNGGTLEAVQRLIEPQRRGDGETAETRAAGSVPLPDGTLQIVLDNREYRVRGLTGVGLEKLKINLRLNVGNLFHLDTLDLYQARARANFADSRQALPRERICYQCRSTFADRNARSRKAVDAKDLDQ; from the coding sequence ATGAGATCCTCGCACCTGCAGGAATCCCGGATCAGACGAGTCGTGCTAATGCTCGACGCGGACGATGCGGGCCGCGAAGCCGCCCTAAAGTTCGCCGAGAAGCTATCGGCAATCGGCATAGAAAGCCGCACGGTCGATCTTCCGGCAAAAGACGCATCGGAGTTCGTTGTAAATGGCGGAACGCTTGAGGCGGTCCAAAGACTTATTGAACCGCAGAGACGCGGAGACGGAGAGACGGCGGAAACGCGGGCCGCAGGGAGTGTGCCTTTGCCCGATGGAACATTGCAGATCGTTCTCGACAATCGGGAATACAGAGTGCGCGGGCTGACGGGCGTCGGACTTGAGAAGCTGAAAATAAACTTGCGTCTTAATGTGGGGAATCTCTTTCACCTGGACACGCTCGATCTTTATCAGGCAAGAGCGAGGGCGAACTTCGCAGATAGCCGCCAAGCATTGCCGCGTGAACGAATCTGTTATCAATGCCGATCTACTTTCGCTGATCGAAACGCTCGAAGCCGAAAGGCTGTCGATGCGAAAGACCTCGACCAATGA
- a CDS encoding tyrosine-type recombinase/integrase, which produces MNKEIEKYLSELEAKGYSKDLRRSSERVLNNLQLYLQEAWLIKRWNEAEETHLNSYLVHLKKYTDQKASSLRQTVSRIRRFFQWLYTSNKVLANIAETFDLPKAGHTLPHVPTEAEISKIIEQCDTDKAIGVRDRSILETLYACGIRHGELYRLNMRDFDGRTLRIREGKGKRERIVPLTENAARWIERYIATSRVELMSGAYWGKGRSRKKRPVTNPTALFLSVTGRRLSYPQIWSIVKNASEAAMINATVHTFRHACATHLLRHGASLRHIQKLLGHSSLDTTQIYTQVEISDIKKAVGKATENLRQTSNK; this is translated from the coding sequence GTGAACAAAGAGATCGAAAAATACCTCTCGGAACTCGAAGCCAAAGGCTACTCGAAGGACCTCCGAAGATCGAGCGAGAGAGTGCTGAATAACTTGCAGCTTTACCTGCAGGAAGCCTGGCTGATAAAGCGCTGGAACGAGGCCGAGGAAACGCACCTGAACTCGTACCTTGTTCACCTCAAGAAATACACCGACCAGAAGGCATCATCCTTAAGACAAACCGTGTCGAGGATCAGACGCTTTTTCCAATGGCTTTACACATCGAATAAAGTGCTTGCGAACATCGCCGAGACCTTCGATCTTCCCAAAGCCGGACACACATTGCCGCACGTCCCGACCGAAGCCGAAATATCGAAGATCATCGAGCAATGCGACACCGACAAAGCGATCGGCGTTCGCGATCGCTCCATACTCGAAACCCTATACGCCTGCGGCATCCGTCACGGAGAGCTTTACCGCTTGAATATGCGCGACTTCGACGGCAGGACCTTGCGTATCCGCGAAGGCAAAGGAAAGAGAGAACGCATCGTTCCCCTGACCGAAAACGCAGCCCGATGGATCGAGAGATATATCGCCACATCGCGCGTCGAACTGATGAGCGGAGCCTACTGGGGAAAAGGCCGAAGCCGGAAGAAAAGACCGGTCACGAATCCGACAGCTTTGTTCCTTTCCGTTACGGGCAGGCGCCTCTCGTATCCGCAGATATGGAGCATCGTAAAGAACGCTTCGGAAGCGGCCATGATCAACGCGACGGTCCACACCTTCCGGCACGCCTGCGCGACGCATCTTCTCCGCCACGGAGCGAGCCTCCGCCACATCCAAAAACTGCTCGGACACTCCAGCCTCGACACGACCCAGATCTACACCCAGGTCGAGATCTCGGACATAAAAAAAGCGGTGGGCAAAGCAACTGAAAATCTCCGGCAAACCTCAAACAAATAG